The Littorina saxatilis isolate snail1 linkage group LG15, US_GU_Lsax_2.0, whole genome shotgun sequence genome contains a region encoding:
- the LOC138949312 gene encoding MAP kinase-activated protein kinase 2-like produces MECMEGGPLLTRIQERTEFTEREAAEIIHGIVNVIGHLHSQGIAHRNLKPESLMFTDTTPAAVLKLGGFGFATEFAIGKPASPCYTPALQSWESPEMLRRAKYEKSCDLWSIGVIMYILLCGYPPFQGKAEAAISPWMKAMGHHSQYEFSDPEWSRVSSEAKHLIRHLLASVPGRTIQQAKGCPWVADCTNVPQTPLMTTQKLKKEENVSKEVEDEMTTALARMRVKDDPAPSIESIGQSNSALLKKRQRQLEIVSRKGEKPR; encoded by the exons ATGGAGTG TATGGAAGGAGGACCGctgttaacaagaatacaggaGAGAACAGAGTTCACAGAGCGAG AGGCAGCAGAAATCATTCATGGCATTGTGAACGTCATTGGACATCTGCATTCCCAGGGCATTGCCCACAGGAATTTGAAG CCTGAAAGCTTGATGTTCACTGACACAACTCCAGCAGCGGTACTTAAGCTTGGGGGGTTTGGATTTGCCACGGAATTTGCGATTGGGAAGCCTGCCTCACCCTGTTATACGCCAGCTTTACAGAGTTGGGAAT CGCCTGAAATGTTGAGACGCGCGAAATATGAGAAGTCCTGTGATTTGTGGTCCATTGGGGTCATCATGTATATTCT CTTGTGTGGCTACCCACCCTTCCAGGGCAAAGCTGAGGCAGCCATCTCCCCGTGGATGAAGGCGATGGGACATCACAGCCAGTATGAGTTTTCCGACCCCGAGTGGAGCAGAGTCTCATCTGAGG CCAAACATTTGATACGTCATCTTCTGGCCTCCGTCCCCGGGCGGACCATTCAGCAAGCCAAGGGCTGCCCATGGGTTGCT GACTGTACCAATGTCCCACAGACGCCTCTGATGACGACTCAGAAGCTGAAGAAAGAAGAGAACGTGTCAAAGGAGGTTGAG GATGAGATGACGACTGCCCTGGCCAGAATGAGAGTGAAAGATGACCCGGCCCCTAGCATCGAGAGCATAGGGCAGTCCAACAGCGCGCTGCTCAAGAAACGGCAACGCCAGCTTGAGATTGTGTCAAGAAAAGGAGAAAAGCCTCGATAG
- the LOC138949311 gene encoding MAP kinase-activated protein kinase 2-like — MSHFRINTIQPNKQPVADDYILTETVLGVGGRGKVLECHSRKTNQKFALKVLKKDEHAIQQLNLHWKACYHPNGNHIVHIQDVYEDIFAGERCLLVIMECMEGGPLLTRIQERTDFTEREAAEIIHGIVSVIGHLHSQGIAHRNLKPESLMFTDTTPAAVLKLGGFGFATEFAIGKPASPCYTPALQSWESPEMLRRAKYEKSCDLWSIGVIMYILLCGYPPFQGKAEAAISPWMKAMGHHSQYEFSDPEWSRVSSEGEFIYTFSRVFQAVKVVKHHSIKTEV; from the exons atgagcCACTTCAGAATTAACACTATTCAGCCAAATAAACAGCCTGTAGCAGACGACTACATATTGACTGAAACTGTGTTGGGCGTTGGAGGACGTGGGAAAGTGTTGGAATGCCACAGTCGCAAAACAAACCAGAAGTTTGCGTTGAAG GTTTTGAAAAAGGACGAACACGCTATACAACAACTTAACCTTCACTGGAAAGCTTGCTATCATCCCAACGGAAACCACATCGTACACATCCAGGATGTTTATGAAGACATCTTTGCAGGAGAGCGATGTTTACTGGTCATAATGGAGTG TATGGAAGGAGGACCGctgttaacaagaatacaggaGAGAACAGACTTCACAGAGCGAG AGGCAGCAGAAATCATTCATGGCATTGTGAGCGTCATTGGACATCTGCATTCCCAGGGCATTGCCCACAGGAATTTGAAG CCTGAAAGCTTGATGTTCACTGACACAACTCCAGCAGCGGTACTTAAGCTTGGGGGGTTTGGATTTGCCACGGAATTTGCGATTGGGAAGCCTGCCTCACCCTGTTATACGCCAGCTTTACAGAGTTGGGAAT CGCCTGAAATGTTGAGACGCGCGAAATATGAGAAGTCCTGTGATTTGTGGTCCATTGGGGTCATCATGTATATTCT CTTGTGTGGCTACCCACCCTTCCAGGGCAAAGCTGAGGCAGCCATCTCCCCGTGGATGAAGGCGATGGGACATCACAGCCAGTATGAGTTTTCCGACCCCGAGTGGAGCAGAGTCTCATCTGAGGGTGAGTTTATTTATACTTTTTCTCGTGTCTTTCAAGCAGTTAAGGTTGTAAAGCACCATTCCATTAAAACAGAGGTTTAG